One window from the genome of Kryptolebias marmoratus isolate JLee-2015 linkage group LG1, ASM164957v2, whole genome shotgun sequence encodes:
- the nsd3 gene encoding histone-lysine N-methyltransferase NSD3 isoform X5, with translation MDFSLSFMQGIMGNTIQQPPQLIDSANIRQEGTCDTGSDPGEDSGPSYDAALDAEFSYPPSASEDMPQVPNGYPPGLAMYEPQAKFSMYSQFPNGSANGYGALRSYGEHLLPGEGTVLRGPGLHERPLSPVSPPLPTHHPHLHHHPHHHHHHHHAHAFHSNPPHIQAHSHPQSPPPPPLPPQHHLSQTPHIMTHNLPPPPPLHLPSSSPPPSLVDSTPSSQPAHTPSSTPGGVLKKTSSPEIKLKIIKTYQNGKELFESALCGDLLQELQVMSKESQKNEATQMQRRHERKKEKRKKSARLQLQVQEQNLDQSHVQAGTTGQTEDAHVPPQPRESPPVQTEKPPKTVIKPEPKTPKVSKVHHPSVIQETGFCKEFVIGDLVWSKVGTYPWWPCMVSSDPQMKVHTRINTRGHREYHVQFFGSVAERAWIHEKRIVTYQGKQQFDELQAETLRKTSNPVERQKLLKPIPQRERTQWEVGVGHAEDAFLMTRQERIDNYTFIYVDPDPNEAPPSKKPTIKAERRNRRSSGSISKKEEVGVKSPDREQPPRRQLPRRQCSISNTEENANSQPLGEEKNQKGDQNKSPKQNSGSEAHVQEDSPKPPVRAWKTAAARKLLPLSITMKRLNVEITKCDWPLLQKNATVSPKKEKEEGKEERVEREARQPDLGYCSPEQDSRAKPEPSPEEEEEEEEGEGEGEGDGDGDGDEGEEEGDERRGSPASRRSEEGGIQPTSSPGSPHSSPQGSQERKPQRRSVRSRSESERGIDPIPKKKTKKDQAEMAPETMLKTGSQKGASEISDACKPLKKRSRASTDVEMASSQYRDTSDSDSRGLNDPQGLFGKSLDSPAAADADASDTQSVDSGLSRQDSSTGKTDTVCQVCEVYGEGLVVCEGDCSKQFHLECLGLSSPPEGRFVCTECRNGNHPCFSCKSAGREVTRCSVSGCGCYYHEDCVRKLPGTTSGSDGGFCCPQHSCSTCCLERDVQRANKGRLIRCIRCPLAYHPGDSCLAAGSVILTHHIMICSNHGSAKKNGLLSSPVNVGWCFLCARATKKNVGKGGKLLCCDSCPASFHPECLEMETPEGAWSCSDCRAGKKPHYKQIVWVKLGNYRWWPAEICNPRLVPSNIQSLRHDIGDFPVFFFGSHDYYWINQGRVFPYVENDKNFVTGQININKTFKKALEEAARRFQELKAQRESREALEQERNSRKPPPYKSIKSNKPVGKVQMHVADLSEIPRCNCKPTDERPCSLDSQCLNRMLQYECHPQVCPAGDKCENQCFFKRLYAETEVLKTEGCGWGLQTNQALRKGDFVIEYVGEVIDTEECQQRIKRAHENHVTNFYMLTLTKDRVIDAGPKGNSSRFMNHSCSPNCETQKWTVNGDVRIGLFALCDIEAGTELTFNYNLHCVGNRRMSCHCGSDNCSGFLGVQPTSAVVMEKEEKAKNAKMKPKKRKLRLEGKHTHEYFCFCCGEGGELVMCDRKDCPKAYHLLCLNLTKPPYGRWECPWHDCSVCGAPASSLCDFCPRSFCRDHEAGALTASSLDDRPCCGSHNPLSPLGSGSGSVSVSGSSLAQPRRYAQSPVRVKEEPEAGQPTKE, from the exons ATGGatttctccctctctttcaTGCAAGGGATCATGGGAAATACAATTCAGCAACCCCCTCAGCTCATTGACTCAGCCAACATCAGACAGGAAGGCACCTGCGACACCGGCAGTGACCCGGGTGAGGATAGTGGTCCGTCCTACGATGCTGCCCTGGATGCAGAGTTTTCTTACCCGCCGTCAGCCTCGGAGGACATGCCACAGGTCCCCAATGGCTACCCCCCTGGTCTGGCCATGTACGAGCCCCAGGCCAAGTTTTCCATGTACTCACAGTTCCCCAACGGCTCAGCTAACGGCTACGGGGCTTTACGAAGCTACGGGGAGCACCTCCTGCCGGGGGAGGGAACTGTCCTGAGAGGCCCCGGTCTACACGAGAGACCTCTGTCTCCTGTGTCTCCCCCGCTGCCCACGCATCACCCCCATCTTCATcaccacccccaccaccaccaccaccaccaccacgcACACGCCTTCCACTCAAACCCACCTCACATACAGGCCCATTCGCACCCGCAGAGTCCTCCGCCGCCACCTCTGCCCCCGCAGCACCACCTGTCCCAGACACCTCACATCATGACCCACAacctcccacctcctcctccgttACACCTCCCGTCCTCGagccctcctccctcccttgTGGACAGCACCCCCTCGTCTCAACCTGCCCACACTCCGTCCAGCACCCCCGGTGGGGTGCTGAAGAAGACCAGCTCTCCGGAGATCAAGCTGAAGATCATAAAGACGTATCAGAACGGAAAAGAGCTGTTCGAATCTGCTCTGTGTGGAGatctgctgcaggagctgcaggtaATGAGT AAGGAGTCTCAGAAGAACGAGGCCACTCAGATGCAGCGCAGGCACgagaggaagaaggagaaaaggaaaaagagcgCAAGGTTGCAGCTGCAGGTTCAGGAACAGAATCTGGACCAGAGCCACGTGCAGGCAGGTACAACGGGTCAGACGGAGGACGCCCACGTCCCGCCGCAGCCAAGAGAATCGCCGCCCGTTCAGACAGAGAAGCCTCCGAAAACCGTCATCAAACCTGAACCAAAGACGCCGAAG GTTTCTAAAGTTCATCATCCGTCAGTGATCCAGGAGACCGGTTTCTGTAAGGAGTTTGTGATCGGAGATCTGGTGTGGTCCAAGGTGGGCACCTACCCCTGGTGGCCCTGCATGGTCTCCTCTGACCCACAGATGAAGGTCCACACTCGCATCAACACTAGAG GTCACAGAGAATATCACGTCCAGTTCTTCGGCAGCGTTGCCGAGCGAGCGTGGATCCACGAGAAGAGGATCGTCACGTACCAGGGGAAGCAACAGTTCGACGAGCTTCAGGCAGAGACTCTGCGCAAAACTTCAAACCCTGTAGAGAGGCAAAAA cttctgaaGCCGATTCCTCAGCGGGAGCGCACCCAGTGGGAGGTGGGCGTGGGCCACGCCGAGGACGCCTTCCTCATGACGCGCCAGGAGCGAATCGACAACTACACCTTCATCTACGTTGACCCGGACCCCAATGAAGCCCCGCCCAGCAAGAAGCCCACCATCAAAGCTGAGAGACGAAACCGGCGCTCCAGCGGCTCCATCAGTAAGAAGGAGGAGGTTGGAGTGAAGTCGCCGGACAGGGAGCAGCCGCCGCGAAGGCAGCTGCCGCGGAGACAGTGCAGCATTTCAAACACGGAGGAAAACGCAAACTCTCAGCCGCTGGGTGAGGAGAAGAACCAGAAGGGGGACCAGAACAAGTCACCGAAACAGAACTCCGGCTCCGAGGCCCACGTTCAAGAGGACTCGCCGAAGCCGCCTGTCCGGGCGTGGAAAACAGCCGCTGCCAGGAAGCTGCTGCCTCTCTCCATCACCATGAAGAGACTGAACGTGGAGATCACAAAGTGCGACTGGCCGCTCCTGCAGAAGAATGCCACCGTGTCCccaaagaaggagaaagaagagGGGAAGGAGGAGAGAGTGGAGAGGGAGGCCCGGCAGCCTGACCTGGGATACTGCTCACCTGAG CAGGACAGCAGAGCTAAACCTGAGCCCAgcccggaggaggaggaggaggaggaggagggagagggagagggagagggagatgGAGATGGAGATGGAGATGAAGGCGAGGAAGAGGGGGACGAGAGGAGAGGCTCCCCCGCGAGCCGACGGAGCGAGGAAGGAGGAATTCAGCCAACCTCGTCCCCCGGATCGCCCCACAGCAGTCCACAGG gttcTCAGGAGAGGAAACCTCAGCGGCGGTCAGTCAGGAGCAGGTCTGAGTCAGAGAGAGGCATCGATCCCATCCcgaagaagaaaaccaaaaaagacCAG GCGGAGATGGCTCCGGAGACCATGCTGAAGACGGGTTCACAGAAAG GAGCCAGCGAGATCTCGGATGCGTGCAAGCCCCTGAAGAAGCGAAGCAGAGCGTCGACAGATGTAGAAATGGCTTCGTCTCAGTACAGAGACACGTCTGATTCTGACTCCAGGGGCCTCAACGACCCGCAG GGTTTATTTGGGAAGAGTCTTGACAGTCCGGCCGCAGCAGATGCTGACGCTTCAGATACTCAGTCTGTGGATTCCGGTTTGTCTCGCCAGGACAGCAGCACCGGGAAGACGGACACCGTGTGCCAG GTCTGCGAGGTGTACGGGGAGGGTTTAGTCGTGTGCGAGGGCGACTGCAGCAAACAGTTTCACCTGGAGTGTCTCGGCCTGTCGTCTCCACCCGAAGGCCGGTTCGTCTGCACTGAATGTCGAAACG GCAATCATCCTTGTTTTAGCTGTAAATCAGCGGGCCGGGAGGTGACCCGCTGCTCCGTCTCTGGGTGTGGTTGTTATTACCACGAGGACTGCGTTCGGAAACTCCCGGGCACCACCAGCGGCTCCGACGGAGGCTTCTGCTGCCCTCAGCACAGCTGCTCCACCTGTTGCCTGGAGAGAGACGTGCAGCGAGCCAACAAAG GTCGTCTGATTCGTTGTATCCGCTGCCCGTTGGCGTACCACCCCGGCGACAGCTGCCTGGCGGCGGGCAGCGTCATCCTCACCCATCACATCATGATCTGCAGCAACCACGGCAGCGCCAAGAAGAACGGCCTCCTCAGCTCCCCCGTCAACGTGGGCTGGTGCTTCCTGTGCGCCAGAG CTACCAAAAAGAATGTTGGGAAAG GAGGCAAGTTGCTGTGCTGCGACTCATGCCCAGCTTCCTTCCACCCGGAGTGTCTGGAGATGGAGACGCCCGAGGGTGCTTGGTCCTGCAGTGATTGCAGGGCGGGGAAGAAACCTCACTACAAACAAATTGTCTGGGTCAAACTGGGCAACTACAG GTGGTGGCCGGCGGAGATCTGCAACCCTCGCTTGGTGCCGTCAAACATTCAGAGCCTTCGCCACGACATCGGTGACTTCCCCGTCTTCTTCTTCGGCTCCCACGACTACTACTGGATCAACCAAGGCCGGGTCTTCCCCTACGTGGAGAACGACAAGAACTTTGTGACGGGTCAGATTAACATCAACAAAACCTTCAAGAAAG CTCTGGAAGAAGCGGCCCGGAGGTTTCAGGAGCTGAAGGCTCAAAGGGAGAGCAGGGAGGCTCTGGAACAGGAACGCAACTCTCGGAAACCTCCACCGTACAAATCCATCAAG tccAACAAGCCCGTGGGTAAAGTGCAGATGCACGTGGCTGACTTGTCAGAAATCCCACGATGCAACTGCAAACCCACAGACGAGCGTCCCTGCAGCCTCGACTCCCAGTGTCTCAACCGCATGCTGCAGTACGAGTGTCATCCACAG GTGTGCCCTGCAGGAGACAAGTGTGAGAATCAGTGTTTCTTCAAGCGGCTGTACGCAGAAACCGAGGTATTAAAGACGGAGGGCTGCGGCTGGGGCCTCCAGACAAACCAGGCCCTCCGAAAG GGGGACTTTGTGATCGAGTATGTGGGAGAGGTTATAGACACGGAGGAGTGCCAGCAGCGAATCAAACGAGCTCACGAGAATCACGTGACCAACTTCTACATGCTGACGCTCACCAAG GATCGTGTGATAGACGCCGGCCCAAAAGGAAACTCGTCTCGTTTCATGAACCACAGCTGCAGCCCGAACTGCGAGACGCAGAAGTGGACGGTGAACGGAGACGTTCGCATCGGACTCTTTGCCCTCTGTGACATCGAAGCCG GCACAGAGCTGACATTCAACTACAACCTGCACTGTGTGGGCAACAGGAGGATGTCCTGTCACTGCGGGTCGGACAACTGCTCTGGATTCCTCGGCGTGCAGCCGACG AGCGCCGTGGTgatggagaaggaggagaaggccAAGAACGCCAAGATGAAGCCGAAGAAGCGGAAGCTCCGGCTGGAAGGAAAACACACGCACGagtacttctgtttttgttgtggagaaggaggagaactGGTGATGTGTGACAGGAAAGACTGTCCGAAGGCGTATCACCTACTGTGTCTGAACCTCACCAAGCCGCCATACG GACGCTGGGAATGCCCGTGGCATGACTGCAGCGTGTGCGGCGCCCCGGCCTCGTCGCTCTGTGACTTCTGCCCCCGCTCCTTCTGCCGGGACCACGAGGCGGGGGCGCTCACCGCCTCCTCCCTGGACGACCGTCCCTGCTGCGGCAGCCACAACCCGCTCAGTCCGCTTGGCTCCGGCTCGGGTTCCGTCTCCGTCTCCGGCTCCAGCTTGGCCCAGCCGCGCCGCTACGCTCAGAGCCCCGTCAGGGTCAAAGAGGAGCCAGAGGCGGGCCAGCCGACCAAAGAGTGA
- the nsd3 gene encoding histone-lysine N-methyltransferase NSD3 isoform X1, translating into MDFSLSFMQGIMGNTIQQPPQLIDSANIRQEGTCDTGSDPGEDSGPSYDAALDAEFSYPPSASEDMPQVPNGYPPGLAMYEPQAKFSMYSQFPNGSANGYGALRSYGEHLLPGEGTVLRGPGLHERPLSPVSPPLPTHHPHLHHHPHHHHHHHHAHAFHSNPPHIQAHSHPQSPPPPPLPPQHHLSQTPHIMTHNLPPPPPLHLPSSSPPPSLVDSTPSSQPAHTPSSTPGGVLKKTSSPEIKLKIIKTYQNGKELFESALCGDLLQELQVMSKESQKNEATQMQRRHERKKEKRKKSARLQLQVQEQNLDQSHVQAGTTGQTEDAHVPPQPRESPPVQTEKPPKTVIKPEPKTPKVSKVHHPSVIQETGFCKEFVIGDLVWSKVGTYPWWPCMVSSDPQMKVHTRINTRGHREYHVQFFGSVAERAWIHEKRIVTYQGKQQFDELQAETLRKTSNPVERQKLLKPIPQRERTQWEVGVGHAEDAFLMTRQERIDNYTFIYVDPDPNEAPPSKKPTIKAERRNRRSSGSISKKEEVGVKSPDREQPPRRQLPRRQCSISNTEENANSQPLGEEKNQKGDQNKSPKQNSGSEAHVQEDSPKPPVRAWKTAAARKLLPLSITMKRLNVEITKCDWPLLQKNATVSPKKEKEEGKEERVEREARQPDLGYCSPEQDSRAKPEPSPEEEEEEEEGEGEGEGDGDGDGDEGEEEGDERRGSPASRRSEEGGIQPTSSPGSPHSSPQGSQERKPQRRSVRSRSESERGIDPIPKKKTKKDQAEMAPETMLKTGSQKGASEISDACKPLKKRSRASTDVEMASSQYRDTSDSDSRGLNDPQGLFGKSLDSPAAADADASDTQSVDSGLSRQDSSTGKTDTVCQVCEVYGEGLVVCEGDCSKQFHLECLGLSSPPEGRFVCTECRNGNHPCFSCKSAGREVTRCSVSGCGCYYHEDCVRKLPGTTSGSDGGFCCPQHSCSTCCLERDVQRANKGRLIRCIRCPLAYHPGDSCLAAGSVILTHHIMICSNHGSAKKNGLLSSPVNVGWCFLCARGLLVQDLTDTILSSYAYKSHYLLTESNRAELKLPMIPSPSSATKKNVGKGGKLLCCDSCPASFHPECLEMETPEGAWSCSDCRAGKKPHYKQIVWVKLGNYRWWPAEICNPRLVPSNIQSLRHDIGDFPVFFFGSHDYYWINQGRVFPYVENDKNFVTGQININKTFKKALEEAARRFQELKAQRESREALEQERNSRKPPPYKSIKSNKPVGKVQMHVADLSEIPRCNCKPTDERPCSLDSQCLNRMLQYECHPQVCPAGDKCENQCFFKRLYAETEVLKTEGCGWGLQTNQALRKGDFVIEYVGEVIDTEECQQRIKRAHENHVTNFYMLTLTKDRVIDAGPKGNSSRFMNHSCSPNCETQKWTVNGDVRIGLFALCDIEAGTELTFNYNLHCVGNRRMSCHCGSDNCSGFLGVQPTSAVVMEKEEKAKNAKMKPKKRKLRLEGKHTHEYFCFCCGEGGELVMCDRKDCPKAYHLLCLNLTKPPYGRWECPWHDCSVCGAPASSLCDFCPRSFCRDHEAGALTASSLDDRPCCGSHNPLSPLGSGSGSVSVSGSSLAQPRRYAQSPVRVKEEPEAGQPTKE; encoded by the exons ATGGatttctccctctctttcaTGCAAGGGATCATGGGAAATACAATTCAGCAACCCCCTCAGCTCATTGACTCAGCCAACATCAGACAGGAAGGCACCTGCGACACCGGCAGTGACCCGGGTGAGGATAGTGGTCCGTCCTACGATGCTGCCCTGGATGCAGAGTTTTCTTACCCGCCGTCAGCCTCGGAGGACATGCCACAGGTCCCCAATGGCTACCCCCCTGGTCTGGCCATGTACGAGCCCCAGGCCAAGTTTTCCATGTACTCACAGTTCCCCAACGGCTCAGCTAACGGCTACGGGGCTTTACGAAGCTACGGGGAGCACCTCCTGCCGGGGGAGGGAACTGTCCTGAGAGGCCCCGGTCTACACGAGAGACCTCTGTCTCCTGTGTCTCCCCCGCTGCCCACGCATCACCCCCATCTTCATcaccacccccaccaccaccaccaccaccaccacgcACACGCCTTCCACTCAAACCCACCTCACATACAGGCCCATTCGCACCCGCAGAGTCCTCCGCCGCCACCTCTGCCCCCGCAGCACCACCTGTCCCAGACACCTCACATCATGACCCACAacctcccacctcctcctccgttACACCTCCCGTCCTCGagccctcctccctcccttgTGGACAGCACCCCCTCGTCTCAACCTGCCCACACTCCGTCCAGCACCCCCGGTGGGGTGCTGAAGAAGACCAGCTCTCCGGAGATCAAGCTGAAGATCATAAAGACGTATCAGAACGGAAAAGAGCTGTTCGAATCTGCTCTGTGTGGAGatctgctgcaggagctgcaggtaATGAGT AAGGAGTCTCAGAAGAACGAGGCCACTCAGATGCAGCGCAGGCACgagaggaagaaggagaaaaggaaaaagagcgCAAGGTTGCAGCTGCAGGTTCAGGAACAGAATCTGGACCAGAGCCACGTGCAGGCAGGTACAACGGGTCAGACGGAGGACGCCCACGTCCCGCCGCAGCCAAGAGAATCGCCGCCCGTTCAGACAGAGAAGCCTCCGAAAACCGTCATCAAACCTGAACCAAAGACGCCGAAG GTTTCTAAAGTTCATCATCCGTCAGTGATCCAGGAGACCGGTTTCTGTAAGGAGTTTGTGATCGGAGATCTGGTGTGGTCCAAGGTGGGCACCTACCCCTGGTGGCCCTGCATGGTCTCCTCTGACCCACAGATGAAGGTCCACACTCGCATCAACACTAGAG GTCACAGAGAATATCACGTCCAGTTCTTCGGCAGCGTTGCCGAGCGAGCGTGGATCCACGAGAAGAGGATCGTCACGTACCAGGGGAAGCAACAGTTCGACGAGCTTCAGGCAGAGACTCTGCGCAAAACTTCAAACCCTGTAGAGAGGCAAAAA cttctgaaGCCGATTCCTCAGCGGGAGCGCACCCAGTGGGAGGTGGGCGTGGGCCACGCCGAGGACGCCTTCCTCATGACGCGCCAGGAGCGAATCGACAACTACACCTTCATCTACGTTGACCCGGACCCCAATGAAGCCCCGCCCAGCAAGAAGCCCACCATCAAAGCTGAGAGACGAAACCGGCGCTCCAGCGGCTCCATCAGTAAGAAGGAGGAGGTTGGAGTGAAGTCGCCGGACAGGGAGCAGCCGCCGCGAAGGCAGCTGCCGCGGAGACAGTGCAGCATTTCAAACACGGAGGAAAACGCAAACTCTCAGCCGCTGGGTGAGGAGAAGAACCAGAAGGGGGACCAGAACAAGTCACCGAAACAGAACTCCGGCTCCGAGGCCCACGTTCAAGAGGACTCGCCGAAGCCGCCTGTCCGGGCGTGGAAAACAGCCGCTGCCAGGAAGCTGCTGCCTCTCTCCATCACCATGAAGAGACTGAACGTGGAGATCACAAAGTGCGACTGGCCGCTCCTGCAGAAGAATGCCACCGTGTCCccaaagaaggagaaagaagagGGGAAGGAGGAGAGAGTGGAGAGGGAGGCCCGGCAGCCTGACCTGGGATACTGCTCACCTGAG CAGGACAGCAGAGCTAAACCTGAGCCCAgcccggaggaggaggaggaggaggaggagggagagggagagggagagggagatgGAGATGGAGATGGAGATGAAGGCGAGGAAGAGGGGGACGAGAGGAGAGGCTCCCCCGCGAGCCGACGGAGCGAGGAAGGAGGAATTCAGCCAACCTCGTCCCCCGGATCGCCCCACAGCAGTCCACAGG gttcTCAGGAGAGGAAACCTCAGCGGCGGTCAGTCAGGAGCAGGTCTGAGTCAGAGAGAGGCATCGATCCCATCCcgaagaagaaaaccaaaaaagacCAG GCGGAGATGGCTCCGGAGACCATGCTGAAGACGGGTTCACAGAAAG GAGCCAGCGAGATCTCGGATGCGTGCAAGCCCCTGAAGAAGCGAAGCAGAGCGTCGACAGATGTAGAAATGGCTTCGTCTCAGTACAGAGACACGTCTGATTCTGACTCCAGGGGCCTCAACGACCCGCAG GGTTTATTTGGGAAGAGTCTTGACAGTCCGGCCGCAGCAGATGCTGACGCTTCAGATACTCAGTCTGTGGATTCCGGTTTGTCTCGCCAGGACAGCAGCACCGGGAAGACGGACACCGTGTGCCAG GTCTGCGAGGTGTACGGGGAGGGTTTAGTCGTGTGCGAGGGCGACTGCAGCAAACAGTTTCACCTGGAGTGTCTCGGCCTGTCGTCTCCACCCGAAGGCCGGTTCGTCTGCACTGAATGTCGAAACG GCAATCATCCTTGTTTTAGCTGTAAATCAGCGGGCCGGGAGGTGACCCGCTGCTCCGTCTCTGGGTGTGGTTGTTATTACCACGAGGACTGCGTTCGGAAACTCCCGGGCACCACCAGCGGCTCCGACGGAGGCTTCTGCTGCCCTCAGCACAGCTGCTCCACCTGTTGCCTGGAGAGAGACGTGCAGCGAGCCAACAAAG GTCGTCTGATTCGTTGTATCCGCTGCCCGTTGGCGTACCACCCCGGCGACAGCTGCCTGGCGGCGGGCAGCGTCATCCTCACCCATCACATCATGATCTGCAGCAACCACGGCAGCGCCAAGAAGAACGGCCTCCTCAGCTCCCCCGTCAACGTGGGCTGGTGCTTCCTGTGCGCCAGAG GGCTGTTAGTGCAAGACCTTACTGACACCATATTAAGTTCATATGCCTATAAGTCCCACTACCTTCTGACTGAGTCAAATCGTGCTGAGTTGAAATTACCTATGATTCCCTCTCCTTCGTCAGCTACCAAAAAGAATGTTGGGAAAG GAGGCAAGTTGCTGTGCTGCGACTCATGCCCAGCTTCCTTCCACCCGGAGTGTCTGGAGATGGAGACGCCCGAGGGTGCTTGGTCCTGCAGTGATTGCAGGGCGGGGAAGAAACCTCACTACAAACAAATTGTCTGGGTCAAACTGGGCAACTACAG GTGGTGGCCGGCGGAGATCTGCAACCCTCGCTTGGTGCCGTCAAACATTCAGAGCCTTCGCCACGACATCGGTGACTTCCCCGTCTTCTTCTTCGGCTCCCACGACTACTACTGGATCAACCAAGGCCGGGTCTTCCCCTACGTGGAGAACGACAAGAACTTTGTGACGGGTCAGATTAACATCAACAAAACCTTCAAGAAAG CTCTGGAAGAAGCGGCCCGGAGGTTTCAGGAGCTGAAGGCTCAAAGGGAGAGCAGGGAGGCTCTGGAACAGGAACGCAACTCTCGGAAACCTCCACCGTACAAATCCATCAAG tccAACAAGCCCGTGGGTAAAGTGCAGATGCACGTGGCTGACTTGTCAGAAATCCCACGATGCAACTGCAAACCCACAGACGAGCGTCCCTGCAGCCTCGACTCCCAGTGTCTCAACCGCATGCTGCAGTACGAGTGTCATCCACAG GTGTGCCCTGCAGGAGACAAGTGTGAGAATCAGTGTTTCTTCAAGCGGCTGTACGCAGAAACCGAGGTATTAAAGACGGAGGGCTGCGGCTGGGGCCTCCAGACAAACCAGGCCCTCCGAAAG GGGGACTTTGTGATCGAGTATGTGGGAGAGGTTATAGACACGGAGGAGTGCCAGCAGCGAATCAAACGAGCTCACGAGAATCACGTGACCAACTTCTACATGCTGACGCTCACCAAG GATCGTGTGATAGACGCCGGCCCAAAAGGAAACTCGTCTCGTTTCATGAACCACAGCTGCAGCCCGAACTGCGAGACGCAGAAGTGGACGGTGAACGGAGACGTTCGCATCGGACTCTTTGCCCTCTGTGACATCGAAGCCG GCACAGAGCTGACATTCAACTACAACCTGCACTGTGTGGGCAACAGGAGGATGTCCTGTCACTGCGGGTCGGACAACTGCTCTGGATTCCTCGGCGTGCAGCCGACG AGCGCCGTGGTgatggagaaggaggagaaggccAAGAACGCCAAGATGAAGCCGAAGAAGCGGAAGCTCCGGCTGGAAGGAAAACACACGCACGagtacttctgtttttgttgtggagaaggaggagaactGGTGATGTGTGACAGGAAAGACTGTCCGAAGGCGTATCACCTACTGTGTCTGAACCTCACCAAGCCGCCATACG GACGCTGGGAATGCCCGTGGCATGACTGCAGCGTGTGCGGCGCCCCGGCCTCGTCGCTCTGTGACTTCTGCCCCCGCTCCTTCTGCCGGGACCACGAGGCGGGGGCGCTCACCGCCTCCTCCCTGGACGACCGTCCCTGCTGCGGCAGCCACAACCCGCTCAGTCCGCTTGGCTCCGGCTCGGGTTCCGTCTCCGTCTCCGGCTCCAGCTTGGCCCAGCCGCGCCGCTACGCTCAGAGCCCCGTCAGGGTCAAAGAGGAGCCAGAGGCGGGCCAGCCGACCAAAGAGTGA